A single genomic interval of Drosophila virilis strain 15010-1051.87 chromosome 2, Dvir_AGI_RSII-ME, whole genome shotgun sequence harbors:
- the Vps13B gene encoding intermembrane lipid transfer protein VPS13B isoform X2 produces the protein MFKLESYITPILLNYVAKYVNIRDEDAQVSLWEGEVSFQNLDLRLDVLEEELNLPIELVSGHIHELSIQVPWTKLTSEPVRIEINTIEFVAKLPNEESKQRRAALLQEQRRKRTAAEAEEQQQAPTSIPGVVNKIINNINLQCHNIILKYVDDDIVVSMNVQYLNFSAADEKWQPAMVDVNPVNVFLRKLLQVSDLTICLDKRNTAGRIEVCQEPVLYRCTLELRVLRKHNVNTMSTMSTTRIGVFTKSLDINVSSMQLPMVMRLVKMLLELKPAEIEEEIFSLEPPAASPNVGGTTNLVSSDVVTTSLFSRAWNLFPSFETPPTSATVEDPVGHAFDVGVYAEELNFQLKNSELITDQAMGGIKRIRYTPILRISLGGIYYERSQLKESDWTNVRAGLSSICMEPLGVYRSDDPMDRSLVNTKEFHNERAFIDKSLFDDQYTFADRSWSSHNHDDYFARNTDEYMLFRSPVLAFDIVECRAPRPARGQASPEAQLRDLGLRVKYRVLSAGITFHFTQSFLQVKNVISDLLRPYDYSGYHAETVNDNVNSPVSREEEYKNRYMTYADFEYLMGFMPTCNYKIELRDMTVKFYPRQQSDESSSAANQHRLSTTVNQSLLPYLQLRLAFAEGVICGPANPQRLVQLITHLEDKPREIIESCYNAYTFNVKNLSLSAINTTPEMGTAKLLNIPSMQVQFKSLLLPNYWRRNVAALETAEVQSELINLEFSKRELVLTTRIIPLILGYNGPQLGALAKLVAQANNSSDVIKLQSLITKVRLNYRKYHTHLAMLFSLRNLSTDVYHTMMNIRNVVLSTNKGITNKWLELQLQVPFQDSNPDSKLIPANAVCLWIESFRITLDIYLLQFLNSFANPEPCIENEMEPEFDSFSLSEKHPSNSNFSMASVPKLSQMEVNMRRLSRTNSRKISVPAETIHASSERDEKPATHMEPVKMAPKSETSGDQTIELIQFMKRLSTIVVVMEITKVRIDVCEVMLRRANKDADVEYTSIRLDRLKIKSSHADEVLRGNIRTVISVTNNPELCNWVMELKDFAVCYRLGATTEMIVAPVRTTITLALSHKKAEKVPETADSKSNKRTDSFIEEAGIEGQSGSKKVEWQEEPQYKELPSTYSINVHVDMSAINIFGRHLKLLHDHYEILNAVYTSLLSLSAGSCQTHRSERRPSLEIYTGSAQNYAMLKEFLELDPNFKPPANTPDPKVKASLIFFCQWTIPRISLELEGFCDHKARKLLLSFEDLLLNVDRHEDFTKVTTKVENFSLNYYEAIVLDEWRLMDDFHIKMLGDNTNLPLINIVLTTVSLQDLHSKIGARNLVNERRTISELIIEVQPIEIILHVDRISEFLVSQCEFFEMMRSGPTKEVAKTQPESVKDSITTVQDLPMVHLNSKGIFIYLPVESEKKCCSVLLLRIESIKLTPSVENPLVRQPIRPDVYNKAAELNMLSTPGALVEDRQYELSVRRISLSSGNWLQTQKYRSEATLVNKHSNPAVEWNNQTRSTELEHMDIFKDFDFITIFAPAISYDRFLVCGESVEFNCVTDFVATLNTHQIHLISCIINRVQRLRGILGQSCLETCPKSRLPSIVGSQKVSLADVQLVQSIWSQTHKSKLNKDWATAKVPAFGSFVDAHSSDTLLVSCQSDSGINIPKNTIGVQVPRNFTLDSQKMLGVTKQKLSYPRSVSFVAGIFALRVYDVLEKEDKLMFRPLLLVTVSQPSFMSTQTPRAVITQASVFDFNIHLARSDTERDFVSYDEALSGQFSEPVFDTQPGMLGSSGIPPPLFTLKTQVDRSQHVDVDIELRKPMQLSLCESSIKLLSSDLIRIYSLLSLTPYFAQRSERPVVHTTRMRQLKLQCFNADRLHLVCDRVTVKFYDEARSYSCSAVCLDFNANVKFTDRPQKASIKSTLGAFYVQTGDQILLHPLLIRLSADLLSESWCDQLLTSITLKLNVLHVDASIQNILHLSQARDGLDNIKEHADQEWQHFLQERPSLGQPPANPPKELLKYTPSQAEIVRSKTAQKPKIEFYQDDLRAGAFQFVYLNTDTMLPMPYQVQIIKKNYGIICWRYPQPRQMSRIHIYPVPMPVDNPIHIQCRMEYFSETHETFLHYCDFELSEIASKQLTPPDRNISATIWRVVIMQSLISVNGSCFDPEEDEDLQTIESSRLEFDFRKCDNNDFILHPKVLVGCMRIDTTFQAEMVPKLQLLVCCQNIKLNFLNQPDASNVLPPPLQKYYLRRITKITQTFLTVHVDDLRLHASVYTPSNYSVETDFRSRIKCLDYGCLNMLDIMEPMAFHSYLRFNSAKSLLQANFLLDKLRFNCGPCVIHTLLCSKQHWQELLQQRDVVHTLMPRCVIVNRMQTAFVFGQTGTSERIPVATQELRPYYFCSDSHGQELTFHIEDTDTHLLQVSESVPIALKFEDEHQVRHVRIGQRCLTIKLSKLSATQVYILVKGQIELVSMVPFELLTEFRTEGNPQEEQQTHLLPAKGRVSFYQDVARNADISMRLKLSSNQGKGRTGDIPLKSNNSLPWLVKVPTQLPQQFISFWVRIVREDVPLGFIDDDDLPPQRILVSIWPIFEICNLLSCELPATESSTEEQFIIAAEGGRQSLSTATTHSTEHCVKFEFPCALGPASQGEYTFMLKNIDWHKFFHYEPADWPIERTLDQLDRTLKPKWPLNDAEELRVHRPFKLLGQLDVQYRAQATREFSCTLGLEIAAWGMFINDTVLDVSICLPAAGARHLIRANCLEMLPALGGHFTIAAPVASSWVSSLPICLENQTQAAGGLGRHVLLRANSFVDIVLVRCADVLRLLLEFKLEDGHRVFKLRSKFVIANFSDVTLSALPLTMDHKETALRSEVNALDFLKTIRKLESLQAKRHNNIGVSVELFHDLNAHKSKHTSDTAFVYFMCFAVAGEQDISIPVPLTLPFTRRCFNLQDGSDSIPLMISLIEKDNVYYLNVFRDTSPALIINNNTNVKLVVAQTSASGNSNVTCTSPELAGKHFEWNQLISPFSKCYYTPPQMYANFPDVEFTMCNLSLALYSDLVACGKHKISWSKPIRTDKSWQKFIHVPNHGVIKVVICDKHRAIRFNIYYIAQQLEFSVKDLRSRLKQPETTAQPQLPDLAEEQPARSEVEPSGCEPEHRTVDCIHFRQECEAHLTIAVRFFVKSFVFSLHTNDRDRDYLKTEVCNIYADDVMLAYDDDDDGQRVLQLQLPNLQVDNQLYSNGKYDFPVLLCTQKLYKRDCCMPKVYDLEELYRRQALGTISMMTFVLYEDELQLQAMRCQLQPLRVYIEDAYLNQLLDTLVECAPSNCVYTPRLDTKRVVLDAGQIWLPEQVVAQARYIAEPLRLNSFIVEPLSLLLSVHTSSRLYIALDHSPLSFSRYEREQILTVPLRFGQSLGLHYLSGAIFGAGWVVGSLEILGSPSGLARSFTTGMRDFISMPVQGLFRGPWGFLVGITQGSASLLRNVTAGTVNSVTKLAGSVARNIDRLTLDSEHIELTEARRRARPQGFADGLTLGLTGLGISLLGAVGGLAHHTLEARSSVGVLTGLTKGIVGAITKPISGAAEMLALTGQGVLHTVGFNAMPQQVEPSVTRNVALHSSSYRIWRFLPEQLSTDQILCFQEITLLHAGQLQPALLFLTSSVLVIMELKCDDLKFISPVLKVELLADRDDPSKLYLSLKPEQADDMQGMKYTNERIISFLNASRAHGPTSDSLSDLLQLHEHDQDQNDHDARRQTQCIFYIRPNLGEHLIHYLKVISQTR, from the exons ATGTTTAAGCTAGAGTCCTACATAACACCAATTTTGCTGAACTACGTGGCGAAATATGTAAACATTCGCGACGAAGATGCACAGGTGTCGCTGTGGGAGGGCGAGGTATCGTTTCAGAATTTGGACCTGCGCCTGGACGTGCTCGAGGAGGAACTGAATCTGCCAATTGAGCTCGTCTCCGGCCACATACACGAGCTGTCCATCCAAGTGCCCTGGACAAAGCTAACATCGGAGCCGGTGCGCATCGAGATTAATACCATTGAGTTTGTAGCCAAGCTGCCTAACGAGGAGAGCAAGCAGCGTCGCGCcgccctgctgcaggaacaGCGTCGCAAACGCACTGCGGCCGAGgccgaggagcagcagcaggccccCACCAGCATTCCCGGCGTGGTCAACAAGatcatcaacaacatcaactTGCAGTGCCACAACATCATTCTGAAATACGTCGACGATGACATTGTGGTCTCCATGAACGTGCAGTATTTGAACTTCAGCGCAGCCGATGAGAAGTGGCAGCCAGCCATGGTGGATGTGAATCCCGTGAATGTGTTCTTGCGCAAGCTGCTGCAGGTATCCGATTTAACGATATGTCTAGATAAGCGCAACACGGCTGGTCGTATTGAGGTGTGCCAGGAGCCGGTTCTATACCGTTGCACACTGGAGCTGCGTGTGCTGCGGAAACACAATGTAAATACCATGAGCACCATGAGCACCACGCGGATTGGCGTCTTTACCAAATCGCTGGACATTAATGTGTCGTCGATGCAGCTGCCGATGGTTATGAGGCTGGTTAAAATGCTACTGGAGCTGAAGCCCGCTGAAATTGAGGAGGAAATCTTTAGCTTGGAGCCACCAGCGGCGTCTCCCAATGTCGGCGGCACCACAAATCTGGTCTCAAGCGACGTGGTCACAACTTCATTATTTTCGCGTGCGTGGAATTTGTTTCCCAGCTTCGAGACACCACCGACCTCGGCAACTGTCGAGGATCCCGTTGGGCATGCCTTCGATGTGGGCGTCTATGCGGAGGAATTGAATTTCCAGCTCAAGAACTCGGAGCTAATCACCGACCAGGCCATGGGCGGCATCAAGCGCATACGCTACACCCCAATTCTGCGCATCAGCCTGGGCGGCATATACTACGAGAGGTCGCAGCTGAAGGAGAGCGATTGGACGAATGTGCGGGCGGGCCTATCCAGTATTTGTATGGAGCCGTTGGGTGTCTATCGCAGCGATGATCCCATGGATCGCAGCCTGGTCAACACAAAGGAG TTCCACAACGAGCGCGCGTTTATTGACAAGAGTCTGTTCGATGATCAGTACACGTTCGCGGATCGCAGCTGGTCAAGCCACAATCACGACGATTACTTCGCACGCAACACCGACGAATATATGCTCTTTCGCAGTCCGGTGCTCGCCTTCGACATTGTCGAGTGCCGTGCGCCGCGGCCCGCTAGGGGCCAAGCCTCGCCGGAGGCGCAGCTGAGAGATCTGGGCCTGCGCGTCAAGTATCGAGTGCTGTCCGCGGGCATAACATTCCATTTTACGCAGTCATTTCTACAggttaaaaatgtaattagtGATTTATTGCGTCCTTACGATTACTCAGGATATCATGCAGAGACCGTAAACGACAACGTCAACAGCCCTGTGAGCAGGGAAGAGGAGTACAAGAACCGGTACATGACCTATGCCGATTTTGAGTACCTGATGGGCTTCATGCCCACGTGCAACTATAAGATTGAGTTGCGTGACATGACCGTAAAGTTCTATCCGCGACAGCAGAGTGACGAGAGCTCCTCGGCCGCCAATCAGCATCGCCTGAGCACCACGGTCAACCAATCTCTGCTGCCCTATCTGCAGCTGAGGCTAGCCTTCGCTGAGGGTGTCATTTGTGGGCCGGCCAATCCGCAGCGTCTGGTGCAGCTAATCACCCATCTGGAGGACAAGCCACGCGAGATAATCGAGTCCTGCTACAATGCTTACACGTTTAATGTCAAGAATTTGTCGTTGTCGGCAATCAATACCACGCCAGAGATGGGCACGGCCAAGCTGTTGAATATACCCAGCATGCAGGTGCAGTTCAAGAGCCTCCTATTGCCCAATTATTGGCGCCGAAATGTGGCCGCTCTGGAGACGGCCGAGGTACAATCGGAGCTGATTAACTTGGAGTTCTCCAAGCGTGAACTCGTGCTAACCACACGCATCATACCCCTGATATTGGGCTACAATGGCCCCCAGCTGGGCGCGCTGGCCAAGCTGGTCGCTCAGGCGAACAACTCCTCGGACGTGATCAAGCTGCAGTCGCTCATCACCAAGGTGCGGCTCAACTATCGCAAGTACCATACGCACCTGGCCATGTTGTTCTCGCTGCGAAACCTGAGCACAGATGTTTACCACACGATGATGAACATTCGAAACGTCGTCTTGTCCACAAATAAGGGCATCACCAACAAATGGCttgagctgcagttgcaggTTCCGTTTCAGGACTCGAACCCGGACAGCAAGCTGATACCTGCCAATGCAGTGTGTCTCTGGATCGAAAGTTTTCGCATCACACTGGACATCTATTTGTTACAGTTTCTCAACTCTTTCGCAAATCCGGAGCCGTGCATTGAGAATG aaatggAGCCCGAGTTTGATTCGTTCAGTCTATCCGAAAAGCATCCGTCGAATTCGAACTTTTCGATGGCTTCGGTGCCAAAGTTGTCGCAAATGGAAGTGAATATGCGTCGCCTAAGCCGGACGAATAGCCGCAAGATCTCTGTTCCCGCGGAGACGATACACGCGAGCTCCGAACGCGACGAGAAGCCGGCCACGCACATGGAACCCGTAAAAATGGCGCCAAAAAGCGAAACAAGCGGTGACCAAACCATCGAATTGATCCAGTTTATGAAGCGTCTGAGCACCATAGTTGTGGTCATGGAGATAACAAAGGTGCGGATCGATGTGTGCGAGGTGATGCTGCGCAGGGCCAATAAGGATGCGGATGTGGAGTACACATCGATACGATTGGACCGCCTTAAGATCAAGTCGAGCCACGCCGACGAGGTGCTGCGCGGCAACATACGCACCGTCATCAGTGTGACGAACAATCCGGAGCTCTGCAACTGGGTAATGGAGCTGAAGGATTTCGCCGTCTGCTATCGCCTGGGCGCCACAACCGAGATGATTGTGGCTCCGGTGCGGACAACAATCACGCTCGCCCTGTCCCACAAGAAAGCCGAGAAGGTGCCGGAAACGGCGGACTCCAAGTCCAACAAACGTACCGACTCGTTTATCGAGGAAGCCGGAATTGAGGGCCAGTCGGGCTCCAAGAAAGTTGAGTGGCAGGAGGAGCCGCAGtacaaggagctgccgagcaCCTACTCGATCAATGTGCACGTGGACATGTCAGCTATCAATATCTTTGGCCGTCAT CTTAAACTCCTGCATGATCATTACGAAATCCTCAACGCGGTCTACACTTCGCTTCTCTCCTTGAGCGCCGGCTCGTGCCAAACGCATCGGTCGGAGCGCCGGCCCAGTCTGGAGATTTACACGGGCAGCGCACAGAACTATGCCATGCTGAAGGAGTTCCTCGAACTGGATCCCAACTTTAAGCCCCCCGCTAACACCCCAG ATCCCAAAGTGAAGGCCTCcttgatatttttttgtcaGTGGACTATTCCGCGCATTTCGCTGGAGTTGGAGGGCTTTTGTGATCACAAGGCTCGCAAGCTCTTGTTGAGCTTTGAGGATCTTTTGCTAAACGTGGACAGGCACGAGGACTTCACCAAGGTCACCACCAAAGTGGAGAACTTCAGCCTGAATTACTACGAGGCGATCGTGCTAGACGAGTGGCGACTCATGGACGACTTTCACATCAAAATGCTGGGCGACAATACGAATTTGCCCCTGATCAATATCGTCCTCACAACTGTCAGCCTGCAGGATCTGCACTCGAAGATTGGTGCTCGCAATCTGGTCAATGAACGTCGCACAATCTCCGAGCTGATCATCGAAGTGCAGCCCATCGAAATAATCTTGCATGTGGATCGCATTAGCGAGTTCTTGGTATCCCAATGCGAGTTCTTCGAAATGATGCGCAGCGGGCCAACCAAAGAGGTCGCCAAGACCCAACCGGAATCTGTTAAGGATAGCATTACGACTGTACAGGATCTGCCCATGGTACATCTGAACAGCAAGGGCATCTTTATCTACCTACCCGTCGAGTCGGAAAAGAAATGCTGCAGCGTCCTCTTGCTGCGG ATCGAGAGCATCAAGCTGACGCCGAGTGTGGAGAATCCTCTGGTGCGTCAGCCCATTCGCCCGGATGTATACAACAAGGCAGCGGAGCTGAATATGCTGAGCACGCCGGGCGCCCTGGTCGAGGATCGTCAGTACGAGCTGAGCGTGCGCAGGATTTCGCTCTCCTCGGGCAACTGGCTGCAGACGCAGAAATATCGCTCGGAGGCGACGTTGGTGAACAAGCACAGCAATCCGGCTGTGGAGTGGAACAATCAGACCCGTTCCACAGAGCTGGAGCACATGGATATATTCAAGGACTTTGATTTTATCACCATTTTCGCGCCAGCCATCAGCTATGATCGGTTTTTGGTATGCGGCGAAAGCGTCGAGTTTAATTGCGTGACGGATTTTGTTGCCACGCTGAATACGCATCAAATTCACCTAATCTCCTGCATCATAAATCGCGTGCAGCGGCTGCGCGG CATTCTAGGCCAGAGCTGTTTAGAAACATGCCCCAAATCCAGACTCCCTTCGATTGTCGGCAGCCAGAAGGTTTCCCTAGCGGATGTGCAACTCGTTCAGTCGATCTGGTCGCAAACGCATAAAAGTAAACTGAATAAGGATTGGGCGACGGCGAAGGTGCCTGCCTTCGGCAGCTTTGTGGATGCCCACAGCAGCGACACGCTGCTCGTTTCTTGCCAGAGCGACTCGGGCATTAATATACCCAAAAATACAATTGGTGTCCAGGTGCCGCGAAATTTTACATTAGACTCGCAGAAGATGCTGGGCgtcacaaaacaaaagctgaGCTATCCGCGCAGCGTCTCCTTTGTCGCAGGCATCTTTGCGCTCAGGGTCTACGATGTGCTCGAGAAAGAGGATAAGCTGATGTTTcgaccgctgctgctggtgaccgTATCGCAGCCGAGTTTCATGTCCACGCAAACGCCGCGTGCTGTCATTACCCAGGCTTCCGTTTTCGACTTCAATATACATTTGGCCAGGTCGGACACGGAGCGCGATTTCGTCAGCTATGATGAAGCTCTGAGCGGGCAGTTCAGCGAGCCCGTCTTCGACACGCAGCCCGGTATGCTCGGCAGCTCCGGAATTCCACCGCCTCTTTTTACCCTGAAGACGCAAGTCGATAGAAGCCAACACGTGGACGTGGACATCGAGCTGCGCAAGCCCATGCAGCTGAGCCTGTGCGAGAGCAGCATCAAGCTCCTCTCCAGCGATCTTATACGCATCTACTCCTTGTTGAGCCTTACTCCTTACTTTGCACAACGCAGCGAGAGACCTGTTGTGCATACCACTCGCATGCGCCAGCTGAAGCTGCAGTGCTTCAATGCGGATCGCCTGCATCTCGTTTGTGACCGGGTCACCGTCAAGTTCTACGACGAGGCGCGGAGCTACAGCTGCAGCGCCGTCTGCCTGGACTTTAATGCCAATGTCAAGTTCACGGACCGGCCGCAAAAGGCTTCCATTAAGTCGACGTTGGGCGCCTTCTATGTGCAGACAGGCGACCAGATACTATTGCATCCGCTGCTGATACGCCTCTCCGCGGATCTGCTCAGTGAATCCTGGTGCGATCAGCTGCTGACCAGCATCACGCTCAAGCTCAACGTGCTGCACGTCGATGCGAGCATCCAGAACATTTTGCATCTGAGTCAGGCGCGCGACGGACTGGACAACATTAAAGAACACGCTGACCAGGAATGGCAGCACTTTCTGCAAGAACGTCCATCGCTTGGCCAGCCGCCGGCAAATCCGCCAAAGGAACTCTTGAAATACACGCCCTCCCAGGCAGAGATTGTGCGCTCCAAGACGGCGCAGAAACCCAAGATTGAGTTCTACCAGGACGACTTGCG AGCGGGCGCCTTTCAGTTTGTCTATCTTAACACGGACACCATGTTGCCAATGCCCTACCAGGTGCAGATAATCAAAAAGAACTATGGCATCATTTGCTGGCGCTACCCGCAGCCGCGCCAGATGAGCCGCATACACATCTATCCCGTGCCAATGCCC GTGGATAATCCCATCCACATCCAATGCCGCATGGAGTACTTCAGCGAGACGCACGAAACATTCTTGCACTATTGTGATTTCGAGCTCTCGGAAATTGCCAGCAAGCAATTGACGCCGCCGGATCGCAACATTAGCGCGACAATTTGGCGCGTGGTGATCATGCAATCGCTCATCTCCGTGAACGGCTCCTGCTTCGATCCGGAGGAGGATGAGGATCTGCAAACG ATCGAGAGCAGCCGCTTGGAGTTCGACTTTAGGAAATGTGACAACAACGATTTTATCCTGCATCCGAAAGTTCTGGTGGGCTGCATGCGCATCGATACTACCTTCCAGGCGGAAATGGTGCCCAAACTGCAGCTGCTCGTGTGCTGTCAGAATATTAAATTGAACTTCTTGAACCAGCCGGACGCGTCAAAtgtgctgccgccgccgctccAGAAATATTACTTGCGACGCATCACGAAAATAACGCAGACATTTCTTACCGTGCACGTGGATGATTTGCGGCTGCACGCGTCCGTCTATACGCCAAGTAATTACAGCGTTGAGACGGACTTTCGCAGTCGCATCAAGTGCCTGGACTATGGCTGCCTCAATATGCTGGACATCATGGAGCCTATGGCCTTTCATAGCTATTTGCGGTTTAACAGCGCGAAAAGTTTGCTACAGGCCAACTTTTTGCTGGACAAGCTGCGCTTCAATTGTGGGCCCTGCGTGATACACACGCTGCTTTGCTCCAAACAGCACTGgcaggagctgctgcagcagcgcgaCGTCGTACACACCTTAATGCCCAGGTGCGTGATCGTCAATCGCATGCAGACGGCTTTTGTCTTCGGCCAGACGGGCACAAGTGAACGGATCCCAGTGGCAACTCAGGAGCTGCGTCCCTACTATTTCTGCAGCGATAGTCACGGTCAGGAGCTAACGTTCCACATCGAAGATACGGACACACATCTGCTGCAGGTCAGCGAATCGGTGCCCATTGCTTTAAAGTTCGAGGACGAGCACCAAGTGCGGCATGTGCGCATCGGTCAGCGCTGCCTGACCATCAAGCTGAGCAAATTGTCCGCTACGCAGGTGTATATCCTGGTCAAGGGCCAGATTGAGTTGGTGAGCATGGTGCCCTTTGAGCTGCTCACCGAGTTTCGAACCGAGGGCAATCCGCAGGAAGAACAACAGACACATTTGCTGCCTGCCAAGGGCCGCGTTTCCTTCTACCAGGATGTGGCGCGAAATGCCGATATCAGCATGAG GCTCAAGCTAAGCTCGAATCAGGGCAAAGGACGCACTGGAGATATCCCGCTTAAGTCGAACAACAGCCTGCCCTGGCTGGTGAAGGTGCCGACCCAGTTGCCGCAGCAGTTTATCAGCTTTTGGGTGCGCATTGTACGCGAGGACGTTCCGCTGGGATTTatcgatgatgatgatttgcCGCCGCAAAGGATACTTGTCAGCATTTGGCCCATATTCGAAATCTGCAACTTGCTCAGCTGCGAGTTGCCGGCAACGGAAAGCAGCACTGAGGAGCAGTTCATCATTGCCGCGGAGGGAGGACGCCAATCTTTGAGTACGGCCACAACGCACTCCACGGAGCATTGCGTTAAGTTCGAATTCCC CTGCGCCCTCGGCCCCGCCTCGCAAGGAGAATACACTTTTATGCTCAAGAACATCGACTGGCACAAATTCTTCCACTACGAGCCTGCGGATTGGCCCATTGAGCGCACGCTGGACCAGCTGGACAGGACTCTTAAGCCCAAATGGCCGCTGAACGATGCCGAGGAGCTGCGCGTGCATCGCCCTTTCAAGCTGCTCGGCCAGCTGGATGTCCAGTACCGTGCGCAGGCGACACGCGAGTTCTCCTGCACCCTCGGCCTGGAAATTGCCGCCTGGGGCATGTTCATCAACGACACGGTTCTGGATGTTAGCATCTGTTTGCCGGCGGCAGGCGCTCGCCATCTTATCCGCGCCAACTGCCTGGAAATGCTGCCCGCGCTAGGCGGTCACTTTACCATCGCAGCGCCCGTCGCCTCCAGTTGGGTATCCTCGCTGCCCATCTGCCTGGAGAATCAGACGCAGGCGGCGGGTGGCTTGGGGCGTCATGTGCTTCTGCGCGCCAATTCGTTTGTGGACATAGTCCTGGTGCGCTGTGCGGATGTGTTGCGTTTGCTGCTCGAGTTCAAGCTGGAGGATGGACATCGCGTTTTTAAGCTGCGCTCCAAGTTTGTGATCGCCAACTTCTCGGACGTCACGCTGTCCGCCCTGCCACTCACCATGGATCATAAGGAGACCGCGTTGCGCTCCGAGGTTAATGCACTGGATTTTCTAAAGACCATTCGTAAGCTTGAGTCCTTGCAGGCCAAGAGGCATAA CAACATTGGCGTCTCCGTGGAGCTGTTCCACGATCTGAACGCGCACAAGTCCAAGCACACGAGCGACACGGCTTTCGTCTACTTCATGTGCTTCGCCGTGGCCGGCGAGCAAGACATTTCCATACCCGTGCCGCTGACACTGCCCTTTACGCGCCGCTGCTTCAATCTACAGGACGGTAGCGATTCCATACCCCTAATGATCAGCCTCATCGAGAAGGACAATGTGTACTATCTGAACGTGTTTCGGGACACATCGCCGGCCTTGATCATAAACAACAATACGAATGTGAAGCTTGTGGTAGCCCAAACGAGCGCCTCGGGCAACAGCAATGTGACCTGTACCTCGCCCGAGCTGGCGGGCAAGCACTTCGAGTGGAATCAATTGATTTCGCCGTTTAGCAAATGCTATTATACACCGCCCCAGATGTACGCCAACTTTCCCGACGTCGAGTTCACTATGTGCAACCTGTCCCTGGCCCTTTACAGCG ATTTGGTTGCTTGTGGCAAGCACAAGATTAGCTGGTCGAAGCCAATTCGCACAGACAAGTCGTGGCAGAAGTTCATACATGTGCCCAACCATGGCGTCATCAAGGTCGTGATCTGTGATAAGCATCGAGCGATACGCTTCAACATCTACTACATAGCCCAGCAGCTGGAGTTCTCCGTCAAGGATCTGCGATCGCGCCTCAAACAGCCGGAAACCACGGCACAGCCGCAATTGCCAGATCTCGCCGAGGAGCAGCCGGCCCGGTCGGAGGTGGAACCCTCTGGCTGCGAGCCAGAGCATCGGACTGTTGACTGCATCCACTTTAGGCAGGAGTGCGAGGCGCATCTGACGATCGCCGTGCGCTTCTTCGTCAAGAGCTTCGTCTTCAGCCTGCACACAAACGATCGGGATCGCGATTATCTGAAGACCGAGGTGTGCAACAtatatgcggacgatgtcatgTTGGCctacgacgacgacgatgatggACAGcgtgtgctgcagctgcagctgcccaaTCTTCAGGTGGACAATCAGCTGTACTCCAATGGCAAATACGATTTCCCGGTGCTTCTGTGCACCCAGAAGCTGTACAAGCGAGACTGCTGCATGCCCAAGGTGTACGATCTGGAAGAGCTGTATCGCAGGCAGGCGCTGGGCACGATTTCGATGATGACCTTTGTGCTGTACGAGGatgagctgcagttgcaggcGATGCGCTGCCAGCTGCAGCCCCTGCGCGTCTACATCGAGGATGCGTATCTCAACCAGCTGCTGGACACGCTGGTCGAGTGTGCACCCTCCAACTGTGTCTATACGCCGCGCCTGGACACCAAGCGCGTCGTCCTAGACGCCGGCCAGATATGGCTGCCGGAGCAGGTGGTCGCCCAGGCGCGCTACATCGCCGAGCCGCTGCGTCTGAACAGCTTTATTGTAGAGCCGCTCAGTCTGCTGCTCTCGGTGCACACATCCTCGCGCCTGTATATCGCACTGGATCATTCGCCCCTCTCCTTTTCCCGTTACGAGCGCGAACAGATTCTTACCGTACCGCTGCGATTCGGCCAATCCCTGGGTTTGCACTATCTGAGCGGAGCCATTTTTGGCGCCGGCTGGGTCGTCGGTTCGCTGGAGATACTGGGCAGTCCGAGTGGACTCGCCCGCTCATTTACCACAGGTATGCGCGACTTCATTTCGATGCCCGTCCAGGGCCTGTTTCGCGGCCCGTGGGGCTTCCTTGTGGGCATCACCCAAGGCTCCGCCTCGCTGCTGCGCAATGTCACCGCGGGCACGGTCAACTCGGTTACCAAACTAGCCGGCTCGGTGGCCCGTAACATTGACCGACTCACGCTGGACTCGGAGCACATTGAGCTGACGGAGGCACGACGACGCGCTCGACCCCAGGGTTTCGCGGATGGCCTGACCCTAGGCCTGACCGGGCTGGGTATCAGCCTGCTGGGCGCGGTCGGCGGCTTGGCGCATCATACGCTGGAAGCGCGCAGCTCCGTGGGCGTCCTGACGGGCCTAACCAAGGGCATTGTTGGCGCCATAACCAAACCCATAAGTGGCGCGGCCGAAATGCTGGCCCTGACGGGGCAGGGCGTGCTGCATACGGTCGGATTTAATGCCATGCCACAGCAGGTAGAGCCGAGCGTGACGCGGAATGTGGCCCTGCATAGCAGCTCATATCGCATCTGGCGTTTCCTGCCGGAGCAGCTGAGCACCGATCAAATCCTGTGCTTCCAGGAGATTACCCTGCTACACGCTGGCCAACTGCAGCCGGCTCTGCTGTTCCTGACATCCTCCGTGCTGGTCATTATGGAGCTCAAGTGCGACGATCTGAAGTTCATTTCACCCGTGCTCAAGGTGGAGCTGCTGGCGGATCGCGACGATCCATCTAAACTGTATCTGAGCCTGAAGCCCGAACAAGCCGACGACATGCAGGGC ATGAAGTACACCAACGAGCGCATCATTAGCTTCCTGAACGCATCCCGTGCCCACGGGCCGACCAGCGATTCGTTAAGCgatctgctgcagctgcatgaACACGACCAGGACCAAAACGACCACGACGCTCGCCGCCAGACGCAGTGCATCTTCTACATTAGACCCAACCTGGGCGAGCATTTAATACACTACCTGAAGGTTATCAGCCAAACCCGATAA